Within the Catalinimonas niigatensis genome, the region ATACTGGGTGCCAACGACCGGGTAAATGTAGGCATTGTAGGTTTTTCCAACCGCGCCAAAGGCTCTCTTATTCCTGCATTTATGAACCATGCCAATGAACTGAATTTTAAGTTTGTCGGCGTTTCTGATATCTGGAACCGGCGGAGGGATGAATGCCAGGCCTATTTCAAAGAAAAAGGATGGGATAGCGTGAAGGCTTATCGTAATAATGAAGAACTATACGATAGCAAAACTGTAGATGCGGTTATCATCAGTACAGCGGATTTTCAGCATGCCCTGCACGCCAAAGAGGGTGTTGAAGCAGGTTGTGATGTATATTGTGAAAAGCCTTTTGGTGAGGCAATGGATGACATCAAAGCTGGTCTGGCTGCCTGTGAAAGCTCTGGTAAAGTAGTGCAGATCGGTTCACAACGCCGAAGCGGTCCTAATTATCATGCAGCGGCTGACTTTATCAAATCCGGTAAATTTGGTGATATCACGATGGTTGAGATGACCTGGAATGTGAATCAGCCGGGCAGATGGCGCCTTCCTGATCTGGTATCCTCTATTCGTAAACAAGACACCGACTGGGACCGCTACCTGATGAACCGTCCCAAGGAAGCCTGGGACCCTCGTAAATATCTGGAGTACCGGCTGTTCTGGCCTTACTCTTCCGGTATTCCCGGCCAGTGGATGTCTCACCAGATTGATACCGTACACTGGTTTAGCGGATATGACCATCCGCGCAGTGTAGCGGCCAATGGAGGGGTGTACGTCTGGAAGGATGGCAGGAAAAATCCTGATACCATGACCGCCGTATTTGAGTATGGCCCTGAGGATGATCTTTCCAAAGCTTTTCAGGTGGTGTATTCTTCCCGTATGCATAACTCCGCCGGTGGGGTAAAAGAAATCTATTTCTCCAATGCTGGTACACTTAATCTGGAGAACAACACCATTTCTCCTGAAGGTGGGCTCACTGAAAGACACGCCAGGGATATGGGTATGCAACCCAATCTGCTGCCTGAAATGTCGCTCTCTGATGTTGAACAGGTAGAAACATCCGCCAATACCGGGGTAGACAACATGACATCTGCCCACATGCGCAACTGGATGGAATGCGTGCGTGATAGGAATACAAAAACAAATGCACCGGCACGCGTAGGGTATAACCATGCAGTAGCCAATATCATGACTACCACGGCTATGCACACCGGAAAACGGGTGACTTTTGACGATAAAAGTCAGCTAATTGTACAGAGTTAATCATGGAAGGTGAGCAATAAATTGAAAATACTGCTCACCTTTTTTTAATGCTCACG harbors:
- a CDS encoding Gfo/Idh/MocA family protein — its product is MKKTNNSRRQFIKNAALTSAGATFATTFSAKSYANILGANDRVNVGIVGFSNRAKGSLIPAFMNHANELNFKFVGVSDIWNRRRDECQAYFKEKGWDSVKAYRNNEELYDSKTVDAVIISTADFQHALHAKEGVEAGCDVYCEKPFGEAMDDIKAGLAACESSGKVVQIGSQRRSGPNYHAAADFIKSGKFGDITMVEMTWNVNQPGRWRLPDLVSSIRKQDTDWDRYLMNRPKEAWDPRKYLEYRLFWPYSSGIPGQWMSHQIDTVHWFSGYDHPRSVAANGGVYVWKDGRKNPDTMTAVFEYGPEDDLSKAFQVVYSSRMHNSAGGVKEIYFSNAGTLNLENNTISPEGGLTERHARDMGMQPNLLPEMSLSDVEQVETSANTGVDNMTSAHMRNWMECVRDRNTKTNAPARVGYNHAVANIMTTTAMHTGKRVTFDDKSQLIVQS